The following proteins are co-located in the Campylobacter concisus genome:
- a CDS encoding Crp/Fnr family transcriptional regulator, whose product MIEKIPFFQGLNEEDLAKLEAISVVKKYKKGEFLFIEGEEPKWLIFLISGSVKLYKTTANGKEIFIHQLAPMNFVAEVVNFENIVYPASAIFTISGEVLKINYEKFAAEFLIKPEICMKFLKSMSEKIRITTNLLHQELILSSEEKVAKFILDHEDLFNELKHTKISSILNMTPETFSRILNKFKTNGLVKLDEKNQILEKDVGGLQEIYSY is encoded by the coding sequence ATGATAGAGAAAATCCCATTTTTTCAAGGCTTAAACGAAGAAGATTTAGCCAAACTTGAAGCCATAAGTGTCGTAAAAAAGTATAAAAAGGGTGAATTTTTATTTATAGAAGGTGAGGAGCCAAAATGGTTAATATTTTTAATAAGTGGCTCTGTTAAGCTTTATAAAACCACGGCAAACGGAAAAGAAATTTTTATTCATCAGTTAGCACCTATGAATTTTGTAGCTGAAGTCGTAAATTTTGAAAATATTGTCTACCCAGCTAGTGCCATTTTTACCATATCTGGCGAGGTGTTAAAGATAAATTATGAAAAATTCGCGGCTGAATTTTTAATAAAACCAGAAATTTGTATGAAATTTTTAAAATCAATGTCCGAAAAGATAAGAATCACAACAAATCTACTTCATCAAGAGTTAATTTTAAGCTCAGAAGAAAAAGTGGCTAAGTTTATTTTAGATCATGAAGATTTATTTAACGAGCTAAAACACACAAAAATTTCATCAATACTTAATATGACTCCAGAAACTTTTTCGAGAATTTTAAATAAATTTAAAACAAATGGTTTAGTTAAACTTGATGAAAAGAACCAAATTTTGGAAAAAGATGTGGGTGGACTGCAAGAAATTTATTCTTATTGA
- the mscL gene encoding large-conductance mechanosensitive channel protein MscL — protein MSFISEFKEFAMRGNVIDMAVGVVIGGAFGKIVSSLVGDVIMPVVGVLTGGVNFTDLKLTLKEAVDGVPAVTINYGSFIQTMVDFLIIAFCIFCVIKALNTLKNKLPKEEPAPAEPETPADIVLLTEIRDLLKK, from the coding sequence ATGAGTTTTATAAGCGAATTTAAAGAATTTGCGATGCGCGGAAATGTCATAGATATGGCAGTTGGTGTTGTTATAGGTGGTGCGTTTGGAAAGATCGTTTCATCACTAGTTGGTGATGTTATCATGCCTGTTGTTGGCGTTTTAACTGGCGGTGTAAATTTTACTGATCTTAAGCTTACACTAAAAGAAGCGGTGGATGGTGTACCTGCTGTTACGATAAATTATGGCTCATTTATACAAACAATGGTTGATTTTTTAATAATCGCATTTTGTATTTTCTGCGTCATCAAGGCTTTAAATACACTTAAAAATAAATTACCAAAAGAAGAGCCAGCTCCAGCAGAGCCTGAAACTCCAGCCGACATAGTACTTCTAACTGAGATTAGAGATCTACTTAAAAAATAA
- the gltX gene encoding glutamate--tRNA ligase produces MYRFAPSPTGDMHIGNLRAAIFNYICSLQDKSGFILRIEDTDKERNIEGKEKDILEILSKFGIKPEQIYIQSENLKFHRQLASKLLIDKKAFACFCTEEELEAKKQKAKEQGVAYRYDGTCERLSDAEVLNCEKPFVIRMKKPTRTMSFTDAIKGELSFEPDAVDSFVIMRADKTPTYNFACAVDDMLEGVTFVIRGEDHVSNTPKQDLIREGLGYTGKMNYAHLPILLNIEGKKMSKRENESSVKWLFEQGFLPEAIANYLILLGNKTPTEIFTIEEAVKWFDITKISRSPARFDVKKLEQINREHIKLASKERIKEIFGVDESKAELVKFYTQESSLVPEIKAKVEAIYSPKIAPDEYKNEFEIIKKAARNLKACKTFDEFKKELMSVTNLKGKNFFMPLRALLTNDLHGPELSELYPLIKDDLAKILI; encoded by the coding sequence ATGTATCGTTTTGCACCCTCTCCAACAGGAGATATGCACATAGGAAATTTACGTGCCGCTATTTTTAATTATATTTGTTCTTTACAAGATAAAAGTGGCTTTATTTTACGCATAGAAGATACCGATAAAGAGCGAAATATCGAGGGAAAAGAGAAAGATATCTTAGAAATTTTAAGCAAATTTGGTATAAAGCCAGAGCAAATTTACATCCAAAGTGAAAATTTAAAATTCCACAGGCAGTTAGCTTCAAAGCTTCTTATCGATAAAAAGGCCTTTGCTTGCTTTTGCACCGAAGAAGAACTCGAGGCAAAAAAACAAAAAGCAAAAGAACAAGGCGTGGCATATAGATACGACGGTACCTGCGAGAGATTAAGCGATGCTGAAGTTTTAAACTGCGAGAAGCCATTTGTCATCCGCATGAAAAAGCCAACACGCACGATGAGCTTTACAGATGCGATCAAAGGCGAGCTGAGCTTCGAGCCAGACGCTGTTGATAGCTTTGTCATCATGAGAGCAGACAAGACTCCAACTTACAACTTCGCCTGCGCAGTTGATGATATGCTTGAAGGCGTGACCTTTGTCATACGTGGCGAGGATCACGTGAGCAATACACCAAAGCAAGATCTCATACGAGAAGGCCTTGGCTACACTGGCAAGATGAACTACGCGCATTTGCCTATCCTTTTAAATATAGAGGGTAAAAAAATGAGCAAGCGCGAGAACGAATCAAGCGTAAAATGGCTCTTTGAGCAGGGATTTTTACCTGAGGCGATCGCAAACTATTTGATACTTCTTGGTAACAAAACTCCGACTGAAATTTTTACCATCGAAGAGGCGGTGAAGTGGTTTGATATAACCAAAATTTCACGCTCGCCAGCTAGATTTGACGTGAAAAAACTCGAGCAGATAAATAGAGAGCACATCAAGCTTGCTTCAAAAGAGCGTATAAAAGAAATTTTTGGCGTAGATGAAAGCAAGGCTGAGTTAGTTAAATTTTACACTCAGGAAAGCTCATTAGTGCCCGAGATAAAAGCAAAAGTAGAAGCTATATACTCACCAAAAATAGCTCCAGATGAGTACAAAAACGAATTTGAGATCATCAAAAAAGCAGCTCGTAATTTAAAAGCTTGCAAAACATTTGATGAGTTTAAAAAAGAGCTTATGAGCGTTACAAATTTAAAAGGTAAGAACTTTTTCATGCCACTACGTGCGCTTCTTACGAACGACCTTCACGGTCCTGAGCTAAGCGAGCTCTATCCACTCATCAAAGATGATCTGGCTAAAATTTTAATCTAG
- a CDS encoding YggT family protein, whose translation MILSTLFSAIANILHLIITVYTWVIIAAALISWVRPDPSSPVVQLLYRLTEPVYSFIRRYIKTNFSGIDFTPLIVLLALQFLDQFLIRLLFGFAASL comes from the coding sequence ATGATACTTTCCACTCTGTTTTCAGCGATTGCAAACATTTTGCACCTTATTATCACGGTCTATACTTGGGTCATCATCGCAGCAGCTCTGATTAGCTGGGTCAGACCTGATCCTAGCTCGCCGGTCGTGCAGCTACTTTATAGGCTAACTGAGCCGGTTTATAGCTTTATTAGACGCTATATAAAAACAAATTTTAGCGGTATCGACTTTACTCCGCTTATTGTGCTTTTAGCACTTCAATTTTTAGATCAATTTTTAATAAGGCTTTTATTTGGTTTTGCTGCGTCACTTTAG
- a CDS encoding lytic transglycosylase domain-containing protein yields MVLLRHFSILSLACVALLAKIYTYEELKNEPKSLAKDYYINRLINEGSYTKEQIADLSRDVFRRAGLVQKSIDKILPPKAAPSKCPGVNAKNITQANLTCQNLLTSIAFSLKLDNHTREILAANLAKTNPEKSKILLALNEPNPAQAFVNLNDTKSFLELFNASSPQNKSTLFSESFDANFMTKLYSQKGFTNLLNDIVFNKKYEGFRRNLLSINPAITEKNDAFTLGLNAILLGQDDIAFSLFARAKSTFERAWQRDNATFWQYQISKNESFLKELSASKDANIYSLYARDLIGGEPLEVIVPKPSKQNIENFDVSDPFLWNKTAALAKDMNTTQASEFAKKFYTNESIGAYAYFMQKAHGWERQYFLMPSSPELEGISNERKSIIYALARQESLFIPSVVSTSYALGMMQFMPFLANAIGKKELKIPNFDQDDLFKTDVAFKFANHHLNYLDKFLYHPLFTAYAYNGGIGFTKKLITRDDMFKEGKFEPFLSLEFVPVAETRNYGKKVLANYVIYMALTGSNIKISQLFENLTKPALTDKFRN; encoded by the coding sequence TTGGTTTTGCTGCGTCACTTTAGTATTCTCTCTCTTGCTTGTGTTGCTCTTTTAGCTAAAATTTATACCTATGAAGAGCTAAAAAACGAGCCAAAAAGCCTTGCAAAAGACTACTACATCAACCGCCTTATCAACGAGGGCAGTTATACAAAAGAGCAGATAGCAGATCTTTCGCGTGATGTATTTAGAAGAGCAGGCCTTGTTCAAAAATCAATCGATAAAATTTTACCTCCAAAAGCGGCTCCTAGCAAATGCCCTGGTGTAAATGCAAAAAATATCACCCAAGCAAATCTAACCTGCCAAAATTTGCTAACATCTATTGCTTTTAGTTTAAAACTTGATAATCACACTCGTGAAATTTTGGCAGCTAATCTTGCAAAGACAAATCCAGAAAAATCAAAAATTTTACTCGCACTAAATGAGCCAAATCCAGCCCAGGCATTTGTAAATCTAAACGATACAAAGAGCTTTCTAGAACTATTTAACGCCTCTAGCCCGCAAAATAAAAGTACACTTTTTAGCGAAAGCTTTGATGCAAATTTCATGACCAAGCTATACTCTCAAAAGGGCTTTACAAATTTATTAAACGATATTGTTTTTAATAAAAAATATGAAGGCTTTAGGAGAAATTTGCTAAGCATCAATCCAGCTATCACTGAAAAAAATGATGCTTTTACGCTTGGATTAAATGCCATTTTACTAGGACAAGACGATATCGCTTTTAGTCTTTTTGCAAGAGCTAAAAGTACATTCGAAAGAGCTTGGCAAAGGGATAATGCGACCTTTTGGCAGTACCAGATAAGCAAAAACGAAAGCTTTTTAAAAGAGTTAAGTGCCAGCAAGGACGCGAATATCTACTCGCTTTACGCAAGAGATTTGATCGGTGGCGAACCACTTGAAGTCATCGTACCAAAACCTAGCAAGCAAAATATCGAAAATTTTGACGTGAGCGATCCGTTTTTATGGAACAAAACTGCAGCCCTTGCAAAGGATATGAACACCACGCAAGCAAGCGAATTTGCGAAGAAATTTTATACAAACGAAAGCATTGGCGCCTATGCATACTTCATGCAAAAGGCGCATGGCTGGGAGAGGCAATACTTCTTAATGCCAAGCTCTCCTGAGCTTGAGGGCATCAGCAACGAGAGAAAGTCAATAATCTACGCTCTGGCTAGACAAGAGAGTCTCTTTATCCCAAGCGTAGTTTCTACTTCATACGCCCTTGGCATGATGCAGTTTATGCCGTTTCTCGCAAATGCGATCGGCAAAAAAGAGCTAAAAATCCCAAATTTTGACCAAGACGATCTTTTTAAAACAGATGTTGCATTTAAATTTGCAAACCATCACCTAAACTATCTTGATAAATTTCTCTATCATCCGCTCTTTACCGCATACGCGTACAACGGCGGTATCGGCTTTACCAAAAAGCTTATCACAAGAGATGATATGTTTAAAGAGGGGAAATTTGAGCCATTTTTATCACTAGAATTTGTCCCTGTGGCAGAAACTAGAAACTACGGCAAAAAGGTGCTTGCCAACTATGTGATCTATATGGCGCTTACTGGTTCCAATATAAAGATTTCGCAACTTTTCGAAAATTTAACAAAACCGGCTTTGACTGATAAATTTCGAAACTAA
- the mobB gene encoding molybdopterin-guanine dinucleotide biosynthesis protein B, translating to MKRLAIAFSGPSNSGKTTLILKVAKKFIDDGLKVAIVKHDPGDKAKFDVEGKDSFKFSQTGADVVVMSPTRTTYFSQNPQEISDVIKMLGEFDMLLVEGLKTLPLPRLSVFKDEIDEKYLSFSDAIATYKKQIPYEIKNINLDDIDAICAWIIKNAKAV from the coding sequence ATGAAAAGACTTGCTATCGCTTTTTCTGGCCCTTCAAATAGCGGAAAAACAACTCTTATTTTAAAAGTTGCAAAGAAATTTATAGACGATGGTTTGAAAGTCGCGATAGTAAAACACGACCCGGGCGACAAGGCTAAATTTGACGTTGAAGGCAAGGATAGCTTTAAATTTTCACAAACTGGGGCAGATGTGGTGGTGATGAGTCCGACTAGAACAACTTATTTCTCACAAAATCCACAAGAAATTAGCGATGTCATTAAAATGCTAGGCGAGTTTGATATGCTCTTAGTCGAGGGTTTAAAGACGCTTCCACTACCAAGATTAAGTGTTTTTAAAGATGAAATAGATGAAAAATATCTTAGCTTTTCAGATGCGATCGCAACATACAAAAAACAAATTCCTTACGAGATAAAAAATATAAATTTAGACGATATAGACGCTATTTGTGCGTGGATAATCAAAAATGCAAAGGCTGTATAA
- a CDS encoding class 1 fructose-bisphosphatase, which yields MQELNQIFNTIKDIAKEISEVIKYADLGYTTHENATGDTQLKLDVKSDEIITAKFKELACVKALISEEKEDELEINKNAKFIIAYDPLDGSSLVDVNFAVGSIFGIYENEVKPENLIAAAYSIYGPRLELVIAEKKGALPKFYRLGKEGEFKFIKELELKEKGKLNATGATQKGWSQTHRNFINELFNQGYRLRYSGAMVSDLHQILLKGGGLFSYPATSDYPNGKLRVVFEVLPFAFIYENAKGATTNGKNQTLFDIKIEKIHQTTPCFFGSRDEISLLHKFYEQK from the coding sequence ATGCAAGAATTAAACCAAATTTTTAACACCATAAAAGATATCGCAAAAGAGATAAGCGAAGTGATAAAATACGCCGATCTTGGCTACACAACTCACGAAAACGCAACCGGCGACACACAGCTAAAGCTTGATGTCAAAAGCGACGAGATCATCACAGCTAAATTTAAGGAGCTTGCCTGCGTAAAAGCGCTAATTAGTGAAGAGAAAGAGGACGAGCTTGAGATCAATAAAAATGCTAAATTTATCATCGCTTATGATCCACTTGATGGCTCAAGCCTAGTTGATGTAAATTTTGCCGTTGGCTCAATCTTTGGCATCTACGAAAACGAGGTAAAACCAGAAAATTTAATAGCCGCAGCTTACAGCATCTATGGCCCAAGACTTGAGCTGGTAATTGCTGAGAAAAAGGGTGCTTTGCCTAAATTTTATAGACTTGGCAAAGAGGGCGAGTTTAAATTTATAAAAGAGCTTGAGCTAAAAGAAAAAGGCAAGCTAAATGCCACGGGAGCCACACAAAAAGGCTGGAGCCAAACGCATAGAAATTTTATAAACGAGCTATTCAACCAAGGCTACAGACTAAGATACTCAGGTGCGATGGTGAGCGATTTGCATCAAATTTTGCTAAAAGGTGGCGGCCTTTTTAGCTATCCAGCAACGAGCGATTATCCAAATGGTAAGCTAAGAGTAGTCTTTGAAGTGTTGCCATTTGCCTTCATATATGAAAACGCAAAGGGCGCAACGACAAACGGCAAAAACCAAACACTTTTTGATATAAAAATAGAAAAAATTCACCAAACAACGCCATGCTTTTTTGGCTCACGTGATGAAATTTCTCTTTTGCATAAATTTTACGAGCAAAAATAA
- the metG gene encoding methionine--tRNA ligase, whose product MKEKAYITTPIYYVNDVPHIGHAYTTIIADTLARFNRLQGKETYFMTGTDEHGQKIEQAARARGKTPKEYADEISAKFRSLWDEFEISYDHFIRTTDEEHKQTVQNVFEKMQANGDIYKGEYEGFYCVSCETFFNQRDLLEDNHCPDCGRVTSLVKEESYFFKLSKYENALLKWYENDELCVIPKGKKNEVVSFVKGGLKDLSVTRTSFDWGIKLPKSANDEKHVMYVWLDALINYLTTLGYSRDDARMDLWPYTTHIVGKDILRFHAVYWPAFLMSLGLPLPKHVAAHGWWTINGEKMSKSKGNVINPREVANAYGLENFRYFLLREVPFGQDGDYSQKALIERINSELGNGLGNLLSRIVGMSAKYSDYKIDSKDVLKFHKAELDEAKGCLDEAIKNLENLATNRYLEDLWKVVTLANAAVAKYEPWSLVKAGKTDEANALVALCANLLAKVAILLSPAMPKTCAKIADTLSFSIDTASYESLVLKNEISNFVAKATEPLFPRIEKELMSEANEPKVEVKAEPKENKKGDEIISIDDFAKVVIKVGEVLECERVEGSEKLLKFKIDLGEEQPRQILSGIAKYYEPSSLVGKQVCVLANLKERTMMKKYVSQGMILSASDGSLTLLGTQGKVKNGAIVG is encoded by the coding sequence ATGAAAGAAAAAGCTTATATAACGACCCCAATATACTATGTAAACGACGTGCCACACATTGGCCATGCCTACACGACTATCATCGCTGATACACTTGCTAGATTTAACCGCCTACAAGGCAAAGAGACTTACTTTATGACAGGCACGGACGAGCATGGACAAAAGATCGAGCAAGCAGCTCGTGCTAGAGGCAAGACTCCAAAAGAGTACGCCGACGAGATTAGTGCAAAATTTAGATCACTTTGGGATGAGTTTGAGATAAGCTACGACCATTTTATAAGAACAACCGACGAAGAGCACAAGCAAACCGTACAAAATGTCTTTGAAAAGATGCAAGCAAATGGCGATATTTACAAAGGCGAATACGAAGGCTTTTACTGCGTTAGTTGCGAAACTTTTTTTAACCAAAGAGACCTACTAGAAGACAATCACTGTCCAGACTGCGGCCGCGTGACGTCTTTAGTTAAAGAAGAGAGCTACTTTTTCAAGCTTTCAAAATATGAAAACGCACTTTTAAAATGGTACGAAAATGACGAGCTTTGTGTCATCCCAAAAGGTAAGAAAAACGAGGTCGTAAGCTTTGTAAAAGGTGGACTAAAAGATCTTTCGGTAACCAGAACGAGCTTTGACTGGGGCATAAAGCTACCAAAGAGCGCAAACGATGAAAAGCACGTTATGTACGTCTGGCTTGACGCGCTTATAAACTACCTAACAACACTAGGATATTCAAGAGATGACGCTAGAATGGATCTTTGGCCATACACTACTCACATCGTTGGTAAGGACATTTTACGCTTTCACGCAGTTTACTGGCCGGCATTTTTGATGAGCCTTGGTTTACCATTACCAAAACACGTAGCAGCTCACGGCTGGTGGACTATAAATGGTGAAAAAATGAGCAAAAGCAAGGGCAATGTCATAAACCCAAGAGAGGTCGCAAACGCTTATGGGCTTGAAAATTTCAGATACTTTTTGCTTAGAGAGGTGCCGTTTGGACAAGATGGCGATTACAGCCAAAAGGCTTTGATTGAGCGTATAAACTCAGAACTTGGCAACGGACTTGGCAACCTGCTAAGCCGCATTGTTGGCATGAGTGCAAAGTATAGCGACTATAAAATCGACTCAAAAGATGTACTCAAATTTCATAAAGCCGAGCTTGATGAAGCAAAAGGCTGCCTTGATGAGGCTATTAAAAATTTAGAAAATTTAGCGACGAACCGCTATTTAGAGGATCTTTGGAAGGTCGTAACGCTTGCAAATGCAGCCGTTGCGAAGTATGAGCCATGGTCACTTGTAAAAGCTGGCAAAACTGACGAGGCAAACGCGCTTGTGGCACTTTGCGCAAATTTACTTGCAAAAGTAGCGATACTACTTAGTCCAGCCATGCCAAAAACTTGTGCTAAGATAGCTGACACGCTTAGCTTTAGCATAGACACAGCATCTTATGAAAGCCTTGTTTTGAAAAATGAAATTTCAAATTTTGTGGCAAAAGCTACCGAGCCACTTTTCCCAAGAATAGAAAAAGAGCTAATGAGCGAGGCAAATGAGCCAAAGGTTGAGGTAAAAGCTGAGCCAAAAGAGAATAAAAAAGGGGACGAAATCATTAGCATTGATGACTTTGCAAAGGTGGTGATAAAAGTAGGTGAAGTGCTAGAGTGCGAGAGAGTCGAGGGTAGTGAGAAGCTGCTTAAATTTAAGATAGATCTTGGCGAGGAGCAGCCACGTCAAATTCTTTCTGGTATCGCTAAATACTACGAGCCTAGCTCGCTTGTGGGCAAGCAAGTTTGCGTTTTAGCAAATTTAAAAGAGCGAACGATGATGAAAAAATATGTCTCACAAGGCATGATCCTAAGCGCATCTGATGGCTCGCTAACGCTTCTTGGTACGCAAGGTAAAGTTAAAAATGGCGCGATCGTTGGCTAA
- a CDS encoding ferrochelatase, protein MTIENLTRLINAEALNAPTITSVSEFVFELKHVRRGFAYICLNANDSDIETAIKQGAYAIISEDNVPIIDKEIAFLKVSSLQTAMIKLMRFEATHKDLKFCAVNPFINDFLEKSKLGSNAHVMSKNITELFNQIFHAKVFDIFFGDDTRTLQRISPLFETIYTDTTMHEINPSSIFFTNTVFKQTYYQNLNIPRVFAGMFYGLLKFLDSNKISFKPYEGRIHGHFDPIFIDKNFIPTSFGNSFRAIITESDEDLFISQSIFLNKKFSPDEIKICLPEGSLLKVQNAIYFKNLSEIKKLKNFIYILILCQKEELLEELHKTSEENLLF, encoded by the coding sequence ATGACAATAGAAAATTTAACACGCCTAATAAATGCCGAGGCTCTAAACGCACCGACGATAACTAGCGTAAGCGAGTTTGTTTTCGAGCTAAAACATGTAAGACGTGGCTTTGCGTATATTTGCTTAAACGCAAACGATAGCGACATAGAAACAGCGATTAAACAAGGCGCATACGCCATAATTAGCGAAGATAATGTGCCAATTATCGACAAAGAGATTGCCTTTTTAAAAGTTAGTAGCTTACAGACCGCCATGATAAAACTCATGAGATTTGAGGCTACTCACAAAGATCTAAAATTTTGCGCCGTAAATCCTTTTATAAATGACTTTTTAGAAAAATCAAAGCTTGGCTCTAACGCACACGTCATGTCAAAAAATATTACTGAGCTTTTTAATCAAATTTTTCACGCAAAAGTCTTTGATATCTTTTTTGGCGATGATACAAGAACACTTCAGCGAATATCGCCTCTTTTTGAGACCATTTACACAGATACAACTATGCACGAGATAAATCCAAGCTCGATCTTTTTTACAAACACAGTCTTTAAGCAAACATACTATCAAAACTTAAACATACCACGAGTTTTTGCTGGGATGTTTTATGGGCTTTTAAAATTTCTTGATAGCAATAAAATTTCATTTAAGCCTTACGAAGGTAGGATTCACGGGCATTTTGACCCGATTTTTATAGATAAAAATTTTATTCCTACTAGTTTTGGAAATAGCTTTAGAGCCATAATTACTGAAAGTGATGAAGATTTATTCATAAGCCAAAGTATATTTTTAAATAAAAAATTTAGCCCTGATGAGATAAAAATTTGCTTGCCAGAAGGCTCTTTGTTAAAAGTACAAAACGCAATCTACTTTAAAAATTTAAGCGAGATAAAAAAGCTTAAAAATTTTATCTATATATTGATTTTATGCCAAAAAGAGGAGCTTTTAGAAGAGCTTCACAAAACATCCGAAGAAAATCTACTCTTTTAA
- the ybeY gene encoding rRNA maturation RNase YbeY, which yields MILCEESYPKILDEICEYLTLGEIELVFVDKEEMRELNKTERGIDKTTDVLSFPLELVIHAPLGSIVINKDMVKEKATELNHSEEAETALLFTHGLLHILGFDHEKDDGEMREKECEVIKKFELPKSLIVRSEDVRLIDLINNKNLKE from the coding sequence ATGATACTTTGCGAAGAGAGCTATCCAAAAATTTTAGATGAAATTTGTGAGTATTTGACACTAGGAGAAATCGAGCTAGTTTTTGTTGATAAAGAAGAGATGAGAGAACTAAATAAAACTGAGCGGGGCATTGATAAAACGACAGATGTTTTAAGCTTTCCACTTGAGCTTGTCATTCACGCCCCACTTGGCTCAATCGTTATAAACAAAGATATGGTAAAAGAGAAAGCCACTGAGCTAAATCATAGTGAAGAGGCCGAAACCGCACTACTTTTTACACATGGATTACTTCATATCTTGGGATTTGATCATGAAAAAGATGATGGCGAAATGAGAGAAAAAGAGTGCGAGGTTATCAAGAAATTTGAGCTGCCTAAAAGTCTAATCGTAAGAAGCGAGGATGTTAGGCTAATTGATCTTATAAATAATAAAAACTTAAAAGAGTAG
- the queC gene encoding 7-cyano-7-deazaguanine synthase QueC translates to MYNSSKNKRQNMKKAVCIMSGGMDSTLCAVMAKKAGYDIVALHFDYGQRTMKREKLAFNEICERLGIAKKISLDVSFIAQIGGNSLTDESLQIRKDGVEKDVPNTYVPFRNGIFISVAAALAEKENAQAIYIGVVEEDSSGYPDCKESFIKSINEAINLGTSPSFSCEIITPLVNLSKADIVAKSLELGSPLELTWSCYESDDEACGLCDSCRLRLNGFKKANATDKIAYKKSKIFLMSL, encoded by the coding sequence TTGTATAATTCTAGCAAAAATAAAAGGCAAAATATGAAAAAGGCAGTTTGTATAATGAGCGGCGGTATGGATAGTACGCTTTGTGCTGTAATGGCAAAAAAGGCTGGATATGATATTGTAGCACTTCATTTTGACTATGGCCAAAGAACGATGAAACGTGAAAAACTTGCATTTAACGAAATTTGCGAGAGATTAGGTATTGCAAAAAAGATAAGTTTAGATGTTAGCTTTATTGCCCAAATAGGCGGAAATTCTTTGACTGATGAAAGCTTGCAAATAAGAAAAGATGGAGTAGAAAAAGACGTACCAAATACCTATGTACCTTTTCGAAATGGCATTTTTATCTCGGTCGCTGCCGCACTTGCTGAAAAAGAAAATGCACAAGCTATCTATATCGGAGTCGTAGAAGAAGATAGTTCAGGCTATCCTGACTGCAAAGAAAGCTTCATAAAAAGCATAAACGAGGCTATAAATTTAGGTACATCGCCTAGTTTTTCGTGCGAGATAATTACTCCACTTGTAAATTTAAGCAAGGCTGACATCGTAGCAAAGTCGCTTGAGCTTGGCTCGCCACTAGAGCTTACTTGGAGCTGTTACGAAAGCGATGACGAGGCATGCGGACTTTGCGATAGCTGCAGGTTAAGGCTAAATGGCTTTAAAAAGGCAAACGCTACTGATAAAATCGCATATAAAAAATCAAAAATTTTCCTTATGAGCCTCTAA